cgaaaaaaaattaaaaaaaacctaGATTTTTCCATACCTGATGTAGATGAAGGAACTGGACAAGGTCTTCGCTTGAAATGGTGAAAATGGTAGAGTAAAATAGGAGAAGATTTTGGAAAAACCGAAGAACAATAAAAATGGTGAAGATGGCGAGAATGGGAGAGTGAAAATGGCGacaatggaagaatgaaaatggCGAGAATGAGATGGTGTTTTGTGTGAATGGGATAATCTCACTGAATATGGAAGGTTTTTTTAATGATGATTAGCAGTTTGGGGAAGGAAACTGGCGCGTTTTACAATGAGacaattcaaatcataggtttgcAGTTTTCAATTTCATTAACCGACATAATTAATGAAACTGAATTGTCtttgattttaattgttttttgtttggtttgagCCGGCCCATTTAagataagaatttgtgtatattAAATTAAGTGGATAATActgaatatttataatttaacagacaattaaaaactttaaataatagaactattatttaatatagtAATGGACAGACAAGTATATTTGTgggtattttttttagtatcgCTATCCGCCCATTTATCTTTACGGGCGAGTATTATctgttcaaattttaatttaaaattttatccaAACATACCAGTTTTACGAACCCCACGGATAATCCGCATGTGACCGGTTCTAATTACAGTATAAGATGGTCGTTTCATTTAGTTCTTATTTTACACGCAAAGGTTTTGGATTAGTGTGTCTTTTCTTGCATTTCTCTCTTACAACAAGTAATTCTCTTGTCTCTTTCTTCTGAATATCTATCTTTCCAAAATTTGTCTTTCTCAATTGCTcacgattttttaaaaattttttctgGTACTCATGATTTTTATCTCATATTTGAATTGTTTTCCTTATATAGTTGTATAGATGCGAAAAGAATGTGTAAACtaatttttgatgatttttaaaAGTTGACAGTATTTGATGATCATGTCGAAGAGTTCTTTCAAGTTGCAACACCCTCTCGGTAATTCttcaatttcttcttttttcctttgattGATAATTGATGATTGATGCGTTATGATTGATGCTGCACTTCAATTGTATTTAGGTTGATTGAGATCATCGAAGTTATCAACTTTTTTGATTTCGTGAACTTTTCGTGTTGGATTTTGATTATGAGATTATCTTTTTGTTTAAGCAAACATGCTGATTaaattgttgattttgtttctgGATTTTGCTAATGTTGTTGGATTAGTTCCGGTTTACCATTTTAAATTTGGTAGTACCATGTGACCGCAATTAAATTGAACCTTTACTTTCGTTGATTTGGTTAATTTCATCACGTGATCATGAGTTTAAGATTATCTAGCAATGTTTGGGGAAATTACATTGGTTTTGTATTTGGAATAAGCTGCCGATCACTTTCGTTctaattttatcaaatttacAGTCTTTTGAATTGAATCCTTTATTATTTGTAGCTCAATTTGAACCCGAATAGTAATGGTTTCAATCATTTTTCCAGTCCTTTGAGTACTGTTTATGTTGGTGCCTTGGTGGTACTATCCTTATTGACTTGTGTTGGCTTGTAggaaattacaatttaataatGATCTTTTTGAGTGACAGAACGAAGACAGGCGGAAGCTGCTCGTATTAGGGAGAAATATCCGGATAGAATTCCTGTAAGATAGCTTAGCATATCCCTTCTTTAACCCACACTTTTGATAGGATTATGTACATTGTTTCTTGTAATTGGCGTAGATTTCTATCTTTTTACATTATTTCATTGCTTAATCCAGGTTATTGTTGAGAAGACCGAAAAAAGTGACATTCCGGACATTGACAAGAAGAAGTTAGTGATTATTTAATCTGTATTTAGTACTCAAACTTCTGTTTTGTGTTAGTCTCATTAATTTGATTGTTTACTTTTCAGTTTTATCTCATGCCTCTTTGGATTATGCTTTCTACATAGGGGGATATTGGCATTCtttatttgtattagtttttgAATGTACTCCTATGTAGATCTGGCTTTTTTTCACCAATATATTACTACCTCCGTTCCAATTTAGTTGCAACATTGGAAGTATATATACTATTCACTTAGCttccttaatttgtgattaattttaaatatataagttaaaacatagtcaagtggaatcttgtttgattcgtctcggtgtaaagattattaatatcaagtttttataattttttattatacataattagagatattaaggatggAATTAGTGCAATGGACCGCAGGAAAAATCCTTATGTTGCAACTaaaatggaacggaggaagtagtttCTTTATCTGCGGTACGCCTAATACTTGTTTAGTTTAGACTAGTTGTGAACCTTGTGTGTTTTTTTACTTCTGGTTTTCATTTGGTATTAGCTATGAAGAAGAGGTTCCCTGTATGCAGCATTGTGAAATACAGAATAACGTTTGTTGATATTATGGTGTGAGAAATGGAATTATCATACTCATAAATCCAGTCTCTGCTTAGGGTAGAAACTCTGTCATTAACTGTATGTTAAAAGGTAAATATGCATTTGCCTTTTAATTTCCTTTTGATTCCTAGAATCTTTTCCAGCAGCTGTTTTATCCATCAGTTGCGTTTAGTCTGCTTTGTTTTTATGCGACCTTAATTTTGTTAGTGATAACGAAGAGGATGTTTCTGATAACCCTTGGCAGCTAACATCATTTGCAGCTTCATTTAGTTATTAGCGCACAAGATTGAATCTGTAATCACAAGAATAGAACTTTTTGGCCCCAACAAAATAATCAATTCACAAGTCCATATTAAAGTATCTCGTGTCAAAAGAGCTCTTTAGCGGTGAGATGCTtagtttgtttaattaaatgtaGGTACCTTGTTCCTGCTGATTTAACTGTGGGGCAATTCATCTATGTGGTGCGCAAGAGGATAAAACTCGGCGCCCAGAAGGCCATATTCATTTTCGTAAAGAATATTCTACCCCCCACTGGTAGGACTGGTTTTTGTAAGCTCTGATCATGTTGTCTGATTACGTTTGGTTGGGATATTTATGTTGGTGTCTGTTTTGCAGCTGCCATGATGTCAGCTATTTATGAGGAACACAAAGACGAAGATGGTTTCCTTTACATGACCTACAGCGGTGAGAACACATTTGGAGCTTTTTAAGTGTATTGCTGCTAATGCTGGTGGTGTAAATAAGTTCAATTCAAGTTTGTAAATAGTCTactaattatgaaaataattaccTCCAACAAGTTCTTTTAAGATAATTTGGATCTTACAACTCTTATGTGCTATTGAAACATTATTtaatactcccttcaattcatACCAATTGTCTCATttgtaggggtgttcaaaatcaGATACCGGGTCGATCCGGACCTGGAAATTCGGGTACCCGCTTTTTCAGATACCTAAAATTGTGATCCGGTTttgacccggtttaaaccgggttgGAAATCGAATACCTGGTtttcttagatttttttttaaaaaaaatttattttgtctttttttcgttCAACCATGcgtttttatctctatttttatttaaaatatttttttatataaaattcaaatactaactctTCAAAATATTTAACTAAATTAGTCATGAAagacaaattaagaaaattaaagaataatattattacacattggtttaagtaagaacaattataaaaaaaattatatctacgtgagaaaaattatattaagattcaaCCCAAGGTTAACTTAATAAATATCATcactattttatttatgaaaaagtaaaaataaataaataaagaaataaataaaatcggaTACCGAATACTTGGTTTCCAAAAAATGTGACCTGGATCCGGATTATCCAGTTTGCAAAATCCGAGTAAATTACCCGGTTTTAATCCGGATCGGATATTTCAGATCGGGTTCTTTTGCACTCCCCTACTCATTTGTTTTCTACACTATattaatgcactaattcaatcaaaaatatttctaattaggttaaaaacccgtgcaatgcacgaattttaaaatacgttaatattttaatgaaattttagattGGGAACCATACTTcacatttttcctaaaatttaaaattgtaattatggtactttaacaatataaatgattgattttaatgatcaattaattgaattttatgtcattttagttttaaataacagTTGATGGAAAAAGGAGCTATTATGTACTTCaagtaattttctaaattgCTCTGTAATTTTATACACAGTGTAATTTTGcaatataattttctaaattgtgcAATTTCAATTACActaaaataaatgtaatttattctGTAGTATAATTTTTGATGCGGTGTAATTCCAGAAATTTATCAGACAATATATAATGTTCTACacagtacattatatatttcccattataattttttaaacaatgcatttatatacaactatttaattagaatagttgtgatttattgcatctattaatgtatgagtttttctaaaaatataaatctgtaaatatggtaagtgtcaaaatgcaaattaattaaattccaTTAATACTAACcaatgaaaaaaagacaaatgtcATGCTCACAATCAAACTTCTTTTTTTGCTATTATGcagtaaaattaatagaatgtatGACTGTGTAAttagaataattttgatttattgcatccattaatgtatgagtttttcagaaaatataaatttgtaaatactgtaagtgtaaaaaaatgcaaattagTTAAATTCCATTATTACTAACCcatgaaaaaaagacaaatggcATGCTCACAATCAAACTTCTTTTTTTGCTATTATACAGTAAACTTAATAGAATGTATGATTgtgtatgattaaaaattataaaaattgatattaatttatattggtataaaatacaaactaagatTGATCAACTTTTAGTGTCAAAATTTCAAATGAAACAATTGCTTTGATTAGAGGGAGTATGATGTAGTTGCTTTTCATTTGACGGTGCTTAGAGATGTTCAATTGGGTCATCGAGTTGGTTTTCGACGGGTGTCATTTGGTTCAGGTAGATTCGGTTAATTTCCGGTTGCATGTCGTGACGGGTCATACTCAAGTCTGATCGATTAGTTATGGGTCGATTTAATAACGCTTAGTTGTGTTATCGAGTTAGCATTGATTTGTTACCAGTTTAAGTTCGAGCCGAGTGTCAATTGGGATCGGATTGTCGTCTTTTCAATTTGCAAGAACTACTTGTCTACTTTAATGCAAGCAACACAAGTTGAATTATGAACTGCTTGTGTATTGTATGCATGTTGATGTGACCAAGTTTTTTGTGCCAAAGCTTTGGATCATTTGTCAAAGCTTTGAGACACTTGACATTTTCTACAACAACATCGTTAGTTCATAAAGCATATGTATTATCATATCTCTTAATGTAGTGAgacatatattcatatattagTATCTTTAACAATACATTTTTCATGATAGAAAATACATTGATTTCTTTATTCACATAATTGAGAAATACTCAATAAATCAAACTTCAAACCATCGACCAAACACACATTTTTAATAGATTTAAATAGATATTTACCTACCTTTTCAATAccaaaaattttgcatttacctttatcacCAAggattattgcattattatatttttctttaatttcagaaaagaGAGATGTTTTTTCACTCATGTGTCTTGAACATCCAAAAACATCTACTTTTGATTTTCCTAAAAAAACTAACCTTTTCTCAATGACCTAGTGGCAAATTTTGGTGCATATTCAAGATGGACCCTTTGGTGGTCTTGTTCCGTTAATTTTCCAAATTTTCTAAACTTGTTCTCTCAATAGAATAGGAAAAGTATTTATAAGAGTAATTTGTTAATTACAGCCTTTAAGTTTAGGTTTTTGCTAATTACAACCTCAAAGTTTTTTTCTGCAAATTACtgccaccaaagtatcaaagtctaccCCATTTAGGCCAAATGACTATTGACccaaatgacctttgaccaAACAAAATAACTATTGACCATTattaatcacctttgactttcgtTGACCATCCCTAAGCACTTTTCACTTTCCTAATTACCAATAGTACCCTTGTGTTTTACAACTTTAACGTTGTTTTACCCATCATaaagatattttttcaaaacattatctttatggggtaactctttcgGCAATCCggtcgaaataagtacttattcaTCTATTTTCTGACGCATAGATCGAAAAAGATATTAAACGTTGTATTTACCCATTATAACgatatttttgcaaaaaacggATGTTGCGATTATCTTTATGGGGTAATACTTAAATATGGTCGAAACAAATACTTACTTGCCTATTTTTCGGCACGTAgaccaaaaaaattatttaacgtCGTTTTTGATCCCATGATTAGTTCGAGCTTCCACATAGACAAAGACGATTTTTGATATCAATCGGATTTTATCTTTAGTTTTAATCAAGGAGTGTTGAGCTGGAAGAGTTTGAAATCCAATAAGATTAGTTCGAACTCAAAGATCAAGAAAGGATTTTGTAATAACATTTTAGGATCACAGGGAATTGTGTACTATAATGATAAAATCTGATATCATATGCCTTCGGAAATTCTAGTATTGTCATCTTTTCTGCAAACAAGTGGGAGATCAAAGGATTATGTTCGAAAACAATCTAACAAATACGTATTAAAAATGTATAGGATTAATATAGAGATATAAATTATACAATTACTTTGCGTATGTTGTTTGCTAGACAATAACATACGTTTTtagaataatactccctcttattcactattattgtcccatttgattttctgatactattcatcgatcactattaatttatattttattcttaatcaataaattaaaacatagtcaagtgagattttgtttgatttgttttgatgtaaattttatttaaataaatagtttataacatttaattatttgttttgatgtaaattttatttaaataaataggtTATAACTTCTAATtaagcacaattagagatatttacgATTGAATATGTGCATTGAAAAACGTGCAAAAACCAAATGGGTCAATTATAGTGAATAGAAGAGAGTTGATTAAACCAAATAGACTTAGATGTATAATCGTAAAAGATCACACAAAATAGATAAAAGGTCAATTCTGACtagttaataatattaattttaaaatactcaATTACCTCAATAGTTAAATAATAggatttatttgaaaaaaaattttcaaatagggTATTGACCTTTTTGTTATATAGAGGCATAGTTGTCATTGAAAAAACTGATTGGaagaaaaaaaaccaaaaaagaaaagTTGTGTCCTCTTTCAGTGTTTTTCTTGATGCTATCACACTATTAATATAGATCCAAGTGGACTAATTAAAGATATCTAATTCGATATTAATCTCTGAGTCATTACAATATCAATCCCTAAATTATTGTACAAGTCACGCTTCAAAAGTTGTTAAATTTTAACTCATTTTGTATTcatatatttgatatacatgTTTTTCTGAGGTTATAAATTTTTAACAATTGTTCTAATCTATGAGTTCCTACACTCAAGTCTCTAATTTGGGAAGACCCTATAGAGGTTGCTCGGAATAAAGTTGCTATTTAGTAATACTGCGCATTTGCAAGCTGATGGCCAAACGGAGGTAACCAATTGAACACTTACCACCATTTTCAGAACTCTAGTTAGTATGTCACTGAAAGATTGGGATTTGAAGCTAGCACATGTTGCGTTTGCCTATATTGTTCGCCGACATATGCTACAAGCGTTTTACCATTTAAGGTTAATTACGAGGTAAATCCTTTAACTCCAATTGATTTATTAAGCTTACTAGTAGATGTGTAAGAGAGTAAAGATGTAATAGAAAAGGATAGCGAAATCAAATGCTTcatgaaacaaataaaaactCACATTGAAAAGGTTGACGAGTTGTACCAAAGGCAAGCCAACAAGTATTGAAGATAAACGATTTTTAAGCGGGGAGATTTAATTCGGCTCCATCTTCGCAAACTCATGCCTAAGATTGATGGTATATTCAAGTAATCGAAAAAGAGGGGAATGGTATTAATTATGCCTACATGATTGAGTTACCAGTCAAAACGGATAATGCCTCGACTACTTTTAATGTTGGTGATCTCGCTCCTTATATAAATGACGAAGATCTTAATACTAAAGTCACTCCTCAAGTGGATGAGAATTATGCGGGTGCAACTAATGCAATATGTCTTTCTAGTGATGCCCATTTTAGTAGATCGCTAGCAATAAATAGAGTATAAATATTTGTCAAACAAAACACCTAAAGAGTTTAGCATGTACATTCACTTAAGGAGGTTTTAAGCTCCCCTACTGCTTAAGCTAGTAGTTCACTAACCTAGTGACCTGCTAAATACCTATATGACTCATCTACATATGGACATCATGTTTTTGGTGTTATCAAATTCCTTTTTGAAGAGTTATGTGCTATACTTATTTGCTCATCATAGATACCTTATAGGAACAAATTAAGTGTGATATtcgggaatttaaaataaataaaatcattttgggCTTTAAACTAATTAGAAATTTATCATGAATCAAGTGAGTTAAGtaggttataataataataataataataataataataataataaaaggtaAAAATCTTGGAAGTGGGCCGCAAGGAAGGCTAAGTGCCAAAATATTAACTTAGTCTTATCCTAATTTTCTTACAGATGAaggaaaagaataaaataaaataaaataaaaaaaaattatatacccAAACCCCCAAATCAGAAACCCATTTCCCTTTCTCTTCCTTCTTCTTCGAGCAACTAGCAACACCATCAACACCTTCACCGCCTTCCACCTTCTTCTGAAATTTCGAGTGCCTTCAAGCAAGATTCATAATCTTCTCGTTGATTCAACCGGTCCTTCTCGTTTTCCCTTTTCTCTGTGCAGCAAAATCAGGCGGCGGCT
This genomic stretch from Amaranthus tricolor cultivar Red isolate AtriRed21 chromosome 9, ASM2621246v1, whole genome shotgun sequence harbors:
- the LOC130824178 gene encoding autophagy-related protein 8C-like, with amino-acid sequence MIMSKSSFKLQHPLERRQAEAARIREKYPDRIPVIVEKTEKSDIPDIDKKKYLVPADLTVGQFIYVVRKRIKLGAQKAIFIFVKNILPPTAAMMSAIYEEHKDEDGFLYMTYSGENTFGAF